In Bacteroidota bacterium, the genomic stretch CGGGCTTAAAGGCAAATTTGACGAGCTAATGGCTGCAATTACGGATAAGTATGAGAGTGTGAAAGACGAACTAAAAGACGTGGCTGCTGATGAACAAGCAGGCAACAAAGCCGGAAAACAGTTGTAACCAATTTTTCACCTAAACTATTAAGCATGCCGGAAACCACTACAGCTGAAGCAACACCCATTGAAATACTTTTTGAAGAAGCCGCTGCCTATAGCAAAACCACAATAGAGCTAATACGGCTGGTGGCCATAAGCAAAACAGCCGATTTACTATCGCTGATAACAGCGGGTTTGGTAATAACACTTATTACAGCAGTATTTGCAGTATTTATGAATATAGGTGTTGCCATGTGGTTAGGTGAGGTATTGGGTAAACTATATTATGGGTATTTTATTGTAGGAGGATTTTATGGATTATTAGCATTATTACTTGTAGGCCTTCGCAAGCAATTAATTATACGTCCTATAAATAATGCCATTATAACATTGTTACAAAAAGATGTATGAAAAGCAAAAGTGATGTGTTGAATGAGAAAATACTTCTTTTAAAAAACACACAAGCAACGCAACTAAAACTGCTTACACAGCAACTGGATGCCACTTACCAAAGCCTTAGACCAATTAATCTTTTAAAAACCACGCTACACGAAGTAGCAACAGCACCCGAATTAAAAACCACATTGATAAATAATGCAATAGGTTTAGCAATGGGTTATCTTTCAAAGAAAATAATAACGGGCTCATCGCACAATCCCATGATAAAAATGGGAGGACTCTTGTTACAATTCACCATTGCCAATATCGCCTCAAAACATCCGGAAGCTATAAAAGCAGCCGGAAAAAATATCTTTAAGATATTTTTTGGCCGAGAGGATGTAGAAGTATAATCACACCTTTTTTAAACATTAATTATATCCTAAGGGATAAAACAAGTGATTAATGTAACTTATCACCAAACAAGTGTAACACATACAATTTAAAACAGTTGCAACTTTGTACTCTTAATGTGAACTATCAACGTCTTAAATTTTTTAAAAAATCATGAAAATAAATAAATTAATAGTAATGGCATCAATAATACTAATGATAATTATGATCATTACAGGCTGTAGCTCTCCGGCAAAGAAGGTTGAAAACGCCCAAAGCGACGTAGAAAAAGCCAACAGAGAACTTGAGCAAGCCAACAAAGACTATATAGCTGATATAGAAGCCTATAAAAAAGAAACGAATGAAAAAATACTTGCGAATGACCGCACACTTTCTGAGTTTAATACGCGAATAGAAGCTGAAAAAATTGCAGTGAAAAAAGATTATACAAAAAAAATCGCTGAGCTGGATCAAAAAAACAGCGACATGAAAAAAAGGTTAGACGAATATACCTTAGAAGGTAAAGACAAATGGGAGATTTTTAAAGCGCAATATGCCCGTGATATGGAGGAGCTAAACAAAGCCTTTGCAGATTTAACCGCTAAAAACACTAAATAATTTACACGCCATTAAACACAAAAAATCATGAAAAAATCACTTATTATAATATGCGTGTTACTACTTTCTTTTAGTAACACATTACTTGCCCAAGGCGAGAATGATGACAATATTGACATGCGCGAAAAACTTACCTTCGGGATAAAAGCCGGCATCAATTATTCTAATGTTTGGGACGAACAAGGACAGGATTTTGAGGCCGACCCAAGGGTAGGGTTTGCGGGGGGAGTATTCTTAGGAATACCAATAGGTAAATACCTTGGTGTGCAGCCTGAGCTTTTGCTTTCGCAAAAAGGATTTCAAGGCGGCGGAACATTACTGGGCAATCCCTACTCGTTCTCTAAAACAACAACATATATTGATGTGCCTATAATGCTGCAAATAAAACCTATTGAGTATTTAAGCATTGTTTTCGGACCCCAATATTCATACCTGATAAACGAAAAAAACAAATACACGTTTGGGGCAAACAGCACTGAGCAGGAAAGAGAATTTGAAAACGATAATGTGCGCAAAAACGTGCTTGGTTTTGTAGTGGGCGGCGATATTAACGTCTCACACATTGTACTTTCAGGCAGGATGGCATGGGATTTTCAAACAAACAATGGCGATGGCTCATCATCAACACCACGCTACAAAAACCAATGGCTACAAATAACTATTGGTTTTAGATTGTAAGTAATACCGATTGGTATTACTTAGTACATAAAATAAAAATATGAAAAAATTAATTTTAATAACACTCTTACTATTCTCAACAGTATTTACTGCACTTTACGCTCAAACTACTACTACCACAACCACTACGGTTACAACCACAAAAAGCGGTTACAGCACAAAGTATGGCAAAACATTAAATGCGGGTATAGGAATAGGTTATTATGGATATGTAAACCGCTCTTTGCCCGTATTCCATCTTAACTACGAGCTGGATGTTGCAAAAAACTTCACCTTAGCCCCTTTCATAAGTTTTTACAGCTATACCAATGAGTATTATTGGGGAAGTAATAACCACCCCTACAGAAACTACCGCTACCGCGAAACGGTGATACCTATCGGCTTAAAAGGTTCTTACTATTTTGATGATATACTTGCTGCAAACTCTAGTTGGGATTTTTACCTAGCCGGTTCATTAGGCTTTGCCATTGTGAACAGAAGCTGGGACAGCGATTACAACGGTGATAAAGATTATTACAAAGGGGCTCGTCCCTTGTACTTAGATATTCACGTAGGTACTGAGTATCACTTTAACAACAGGGTTGGCGCATTCCTTGATTTATCAAGCGGGGTATCTACTATCGGTTTAGCCTTTCACCATTAACAGTTAAAAAATAAATTATGGGAAATTTACTATATGCAATCGCCATTGTACTAGTAGTTGTTTGGGCAGTGGGGTTTTTAGGTTACAATGCAGGGGCCCTTATACACATTCTGCTGGTAATAGCCATAGTTGCTATCTTATTGCGCCTAATAAAAGGAAAAAATACTCTTTAAGCAGGTACTGAGCAGCTTGGGAAAGTATGTCTTTACCACTTGAAAGTGTGTGTAAAACAGGGAGGGTTTGGAAACAGACCCTCCTTTACTTTTTGTACGATACTGCCAATTCCATTATCTCTTCAATAATTTCAATCTGAATATCAGTATTAGGGTCTACAGGTAGTATTTTCATCCGCGCACGGTTGCCGGTTTGCAAGGCATGGTGGCTTATCTTATCTCCGTCAACTATCAAAATATACGGCCATTGCGTTTTCTTATCTACCCACAAATAACACAAGCGTTTCCCTTTGTAAGTAAACAAAGGCATTCCGTAATTCAGGGTTTCCTCAATGCTATTGTGGCAGTTTAGTATAATATCACGCAAAGCCAGTAAGCAACTTTGTTGCGGCTCAGTTTTTTGAAAGTAAAAGCCGGTAAGTGCTTCGTTCATTTATCTAATACTTGAAATTATTAACCCATACAAGATGGTATGGTTTGTGTAATCTTTTATTTTACGGTAAAAGTACTTAATTTGCCCCGAAAGCAGTATTGCACACACTGCTTTCACTTAAGGAGTATTGAATTTTATTAAACCTCACGCGATGAAAAAAACCATACTGTTACTTTTAATTATAGCCGTAGGATTGCCGGCGGCTATTGCACAAAAATTTAGCTTTGATTTTGACGCAAAGGCTACTGATTATGCAAGCATAGGCAAACGTAAGCTAGCTGTTGAACTGCTTGAGGAAGACGGCAGGGCTATAGCAAAGTTTACCAGAAACAAAGAAGATTACCCAAAGGGCGTTGAGAATTATCAGAAGTATGTGAAATCATACAATGAGAACATGAAGAACTTGATGCCCAAGTTTTGGAAACTGAATGCCACCATTGAGTTTAAAACGCCTAAAGAAATAAAAAAACTGATTGAGGCACGTGATAAGGATTATGTGATTTTGCAAGCAAAAGAAGTTGGTGGCGGCGAAGAATACATTACCCGTTTTGACGGTACTGCTATCTCGTTGATTTTGTTTAGAGCTGAAAAAAGCGGAACGATAGATTACAAAACAATGTTGCCTTATTCATCATCTCGCAACGACCAATGTAATACTACCCCTGATTTTACTTTTACCATCCAATCTGCTGCTGCAAATATTGAATACATGATGGAAAAGAAAACCACAGCTACTTTTCCTGATTTTATGGAGACTAAAGCCATTGCTAATTGCAAAGATTTGAAGGATAAAACATTGCTTCTTGAGCCTGATGTGTTATCGCCCAAAGCGGATAAGAAAACCATTAAGGAGTATTATGAAAAGAAGTTTGAGGTTTTGAAAAAAGACCTTAGCCTTGTAAACAATGCTGTTGAAACACAAGACCCTGCTATGTGCTACGTTGTTTTGATACCTTACAGCACCTACCAAAACCCATTTGCCAGCGAACCAAGAACCTATGTACTTTGCTACAAGCTTATTGTGAATGCTGCCGACGGCAAAATAATGAACTACATGGAAGGCAAAGCTAAAAACGGTGATGATGTATCGCTGTTGCAAGAAAAAGACTTTAAACAACTAAACAGCTGCGATAAGTAATACCGTAGCCGTTATATATGCAAAAGCCCTTTGTTTGTGAAACAAAGGGCTTTTTTATTGCCTTATAAAACAAAAAAATCCCCTGTTGGTGAACAGGGGATTTACAGTTATTTGTTATTAAAAGATAAATATTACAAGTGTATGCACTCACCGTAGGCTTGTGCAGTAGCTTCCATAATGGCTTCGCTCATTGTGGGGTGAGGGTGAACTGATTTTATGATTTCGTGGCCGGTAGTTTCCAGTTTACGTGCAGCAACAACCTCAGCAATCATTTCGGTTACGTTAGCACCAATAAAGTGCGCACCCAACCATTCGCCGTATTTGGCATCAAAAATCACTTTTACAAAGCCTTCTTTAGCTCCGGCAGCACTTGCCTTACCTGAAGCTGAAAATGGGAATTTACCCACTTTAATTTCGTATCCGGCTTCTTTAGCTGCTTTTTCGGTATAACCCACTGAAGCAACTTCGGGCCAGCAATAGGTACAACCGGGTATGTTGTTATAATCCAAAGGCTCAACGTGTACACCTGCAATTTTCTCAACACAGATAATACCTTCTGCGCTGGCTACGTGTGCCAAAGCGGGGCCTTTTACAATATCACCGATAGCATATACGCCATCAATGTTGGTTTTATAAAAATCATCTACCAATACTTTGCCTTTATCGGTTTTTACACCAACAGTTTCAAGGCCGATGTTTTCAAGGTTGGTTTGGATTCCTACAGCACTTAGTACCACATCGCATTCCAATTGCACATTACCGGTTTTAGTTTTTACGGTTACTTTGCAACCTGCGCCGCTGGTATCAACACCTTCAACACTGCTTTCGGTCATTATTTCAATGCCTTTTTTCTTGTATTCTTTAGCAAGTGTTTTAGATACCTCTTCGTCTTCAATTGGTAAAATGTTAGGCATAAACTCAACGATGGTAACTTTAGTACCCATAGCGTTGTAGAAGTATGCAAACTCACAACCAATAGCACCGCTACCTATTACTACCATGCTTTTTGGTAGTTGGGGCAATACCATTGCATCGTGGTAACCAACAATCTTTTTACCGTCAATTTTCACATTAGGCAACTCGCGGCTGCGGGCACCTGTAGCAAGTATAATATGCTTTGCTGTGTGAAGTTCTTTTTTGCCATCAG encodes the following:
- a CDS encoding DUF1801 domain-containing protein produces the protein MNEALTGFYFQKTEPQQSCLLALRDIILNCHNSIEETLNYGMPLFTYKGKRLCYLWVDKKTQWPYILIVDGDKISHHALQTGNRARMKILPVDPNTDIQIEIIEEIMELAVSYKK
- a CDS encoding lmo0937 family membrane protein, which codes for MGNLLYAIAIVLVVVWAVGFLGYNAGALIHILLVIAIVAILLRLIKGKNTL
- the lpdA gene encoding dihydrolipoyl dehydrogenase, translated to MNFDVIVIGSGPGGYVAAIRAAQLGMNVAIVEKSEIGGVCLNWGCIPTKALLKSAQVFEYIKHASDYGITVSDSKPEFGNIIQRSRDVANGMSKGISFLMKKNKITVLAGFGKLASKGSVEVTAADGKKELHTAKHIILATGARSRELPNVKIDGKKIVGYHDAMVLPQLPKSMVVIGSGAIGCEFAYFYNAMGTKVTIVEFMPNILPIEDEEVSKTLAKEYKKKGIEIMTESSVEGVDTSGAGCKVTVKTKTGNVQLECDVVLSAVGIQTNLENIGLETVGVKTDKGKVLVDDFYKTNIDGVYAIGDIVKGPALAHVASAEGIICVEKIAGVHVEPLDYNNIPGCTYCWPEVASVGYTEKAAKEAGYEIKVGKFPFSASGKASAAGAKEGFVKVIFDAKYGEWLGAHFIGANVTEMIAEVVAARKLETTGHEIIKSVHPHPTMSEAIMEATAQAYGECIHL
- a CDS encoding PorT family protein: MKKSLIIICVLLLSFSNTLLAQGENDDNIDMREKLTFGIKAGINYSNVWDEQGQDFEADPRVGFAGGVFLGIPIGKYLGVQPELLLSQKGFQGGGTLLGNPYSFSKTTTYIDVPIMLQIKPIEYLSIVFGPQYSYLINEKNKYTFGANSTEQEREFENDNVRKNVLGFVVGGDINVSHIVLSGRMAWDFQTNNGDGSSSTPRYKNQWLQITIGFRL